A window from Chryseobacterium vaccae encodes these proteins:
- a CDS encoding metallophosphoesterase family protein: MTKILLLSDSHSYIDDRILEYAQQADEVWHCGDFGSMDVIEQLEKIKPLKGVYGNIDNAKIRSEFPEVNRFFCEDLEVLMIHIGGYPGKYTPLTKKEIAEKAPKLFISGHSHILKAMYDEKNSLLHLNPGACGQQGWHKVRTMMRFVVDGEEIKDLEVIELGNKG, from the coding sequence ATGACCAAGATCCTTCTCCTTTCCGATTCGCATTCTTATATAGATGACAGAATCTTAGAATATGCACAGCAGGCTGATGAAGTGTGGCATTGCGGCGACTTCGGAAGTATGGACGTTATTGAACAACTGGAAAAAATAAAACCTCTGAAAGGAGTTTACGGAAATATTGATAACGCAAAGATCCGTTCTGAATTTCCTGAAGTGAACAGGTTTTTCTGCGAAGATCTTGAGGTTCTGATGATTCATATCGGTGGATATCCTGGGAAATATACTCCGTTAACCAAAAAAGAGATTGCTGAGAAAGCCCCTAAATTATTTATTTCCGGACATTCCCATATTTTAAAGGCAATGTATGATGAAAAGAACAGCCTTTTGCACCTTAATCCCGGCGCATGCGGACAACAGGGCTGGCATAAGGTGAGAACCATGATGAGATTTGTAGTAGATGGTGAAGAAATAAAGGATCTTGAAGTTATTGAACTGGGAAACAAAGGTTAA
- a CDS encoding Smr/MutS family protein: protein MKIGNKVSVVDEDLSGIITSVNGNIVVFKDEYGFTHQYPKEKLVPKDVDLYENIRVEKKAELKKVISKKHQKNHMVLDLHFHNLVKNPNDYDSFERLFIQKEKLMEVLSFCRKHHLKRLEIVHGIGDGTLQRMVWNVLESQTDIDFYNKEILHHQSGAVMIEFH from the coding sequence ATGAAGATCGGGAACAAAGTTTCTGTAGTAGATGAAGATTTGAGCGGAATTATTACTTCCGTAAATGGAAATATTGTGGTTTTTAAAGATGAGTACGGATTCACTCATCAGTATCCAAAAGAAAAGCTGGTTCCCAAAGATGTTGATCTTTACGAGAATATTAGGGTTGAAAAGAAAGCCGAACTGAAAAAGGTTATTTCTAAAAAACACCAGAAAAATCATATGGTTCTGGATCTTCATTTCCACAATCTGGTGAAGAATCCTAATGATTATGACAGTTTTGAAAGACTTTTCATCCAAAAGGAAAAACTGATGGAAGTGCTAAGTTTCTGTAGAAAACATCATCTGAAGCGACTTGAAATTGTTCACGGTATTGGTGACGGAACCCTGCAGAGAATGGTATGGAATGTTCTGGAAAGCCAGACTGATATCGATTTTTATAATAAAGAAATACTTCATCATCAATCGGGTGCCGTTATGATAGAATTTCACTAA
- a CDS encoding PorP/SprF family type IX secretion system membrane protein gives MRKLYAIVCLALLSNAYKAQESLPYYQQYLLDGEFLFNPAQYGKTDYVQLNANYHKQFDKFSDSPNTQSIGINGNIFDRVGAGLSIFRDSNGPISAGGITAGASYFIPLSSEGERKDQFSFGTSVSFYNMNFDYTSVNVEDGYDPLLIGKEGNIFMAYANFGAAATYRNIFAGVSVNDIALSNDKAIVNGIEPSPIKFFLNLGYNWHLADNIFLTPSALINLNTNSTRMIDYNLMGTFFNDINSFSFGVSYRTVQNRFDSQQLQVAPVVKVRFNKFMVGATYNIGMSDIQTYGGNSFMISLGYNFDNFINHRGFRY, from the coding sequence ATGAGAAAACTATATGCTATCGTATGTTTAGCTCTTTTGTCGAATGCATACAAAGCACAAGAATCACTACCATACTATCAGCAATATCTTTTGGATGGTGAGTTCCTGTTCAACCCAGCTCAATACGGAAAGACAGATTACGTACAGCTCAACGCCAATTATCACAAACAATTTGACAAGTTCAGCGACTCTCCAAACACGCAGTCTATTGGGATTAATGGAAACATTTTCGATAGAGTGGGAGCCGGACTTTCTATTTTCAGAGACAGCAATGGGCCTATCTCTGCAGGTGGTATTACTGCTGGTGCTTCTTATTTTATTCCACTAAGTAGTGAGGGGGAAAGAAAAGACCAGTTCTCTTTCGGTACCAGTGTAAGTTTCTATAACATGAATTTTGACTATACTTCGGTGAACGTTGAAGATGGTTATGATCCACTATTGATAGGAAAGGAAGGAAATATCTTCATGGCTTATGCCAACTTCGGAGCAGCAGCTACCTATAGAAATATTTTTGCAGGTGTTTCCGTGAATGATATTGCTTTAAGTAATGATAAAGCAATCGTAAACGGAATTGAACCTTCACCAATCAAGTTCTTCCTTAATTTAGGATACAACTGGCATTTAGCAGATAATATTTTCCTGACACCGTCAGCTTTGATCAACTTAAATACAAACTCAACAAGAATGATCGATTATAACCTAATGGGTACATTCTTTAATGATATCAACTCTTTCTCTTTCGGGGTAAGCTACAGAACAGTACAAAACAGATTCGACAGCCAGCAGCTTCAGGTTGCACCCGTAGTGAAAGTAAGATTTAATAAATTTATGGTTGGAGCTACTTACAACATCGGGATGTCTGATATTCAGACGTATGGAGGAAACAGCTTCATGATCAGTCTTGGTTATAACTTCGACAACTTTATTAATCATAGAGGATTTAGATATTAA
- the rsmD gene encoding 16S rRNA (guanine(966)-N(2))-methyltransferase RsmD — MFRIISGKWKAKKIAAPKNFDVRPTTDFAKEALFSILENTYDMQSISVLDLFAGIGSISFEFASRGCQDVTSVEMNPKHTGFINSTASELDMSLQINVQRGDVFDWLKKFRNKKSFEIVFSDAPFEMEEKKYYELISLVLNNKFLKENGVLIVEHQSRMKLEHSNLKETRKYGNVSFSFFEPNKEDNQEI, encoded by the coding sequence ATGTTCAGAATAATATCCGGCAAGTGGAAAGCCAAGAAAATAGCGGCTCCGAAAAATTTTGATGTCAGACCAACAACCGATTTCGCTAAGGAAGCTTTATTCAGTATTCTGGAAAATACGTATGATATGCAGTCCATTTCCGTACTGGATCTTTTTGCAGGGATTGGTTCTATCTCGTTTGAGTTTGCATCCAGAGGATGTCAGGATGTTACTTCTGTGGAGATGAACCCGAAACATACCGGATTTATCAATTCTACTGCATCAGAACTGGATATGTCCTTACAGATCAATGTACAGAGAGGAGATGTGTTTGACTGGCTTAAAAAGTTCAGAAATAAAAAGAGTTTTGAGATTGTATTTTCTGATGCTCCCTTCGAAATGGAAGAAAAGAAATATTATGAACTGATCTCTTTAGTCCTCAACAATAAATTCCTGAAAGAAAACGGAGTTCTGATCGTAGAACATCAAAGCCGTATGAAGCTTGAACACTCCAACTTAAAAGAAACCCGAAAATACGGAAACGTTAGTTTCAGTTTTTTTGAACCGAATAAAGAAGATAATCAGGAAATTTAA
- a CDS encoding nitroreductase family protein, with translation MNFLEKMKTRYTVKKYNPQAAISEEQISELKEILNLSPSSINSQPWNFIFISNPELKKQLAEVSFINKEKVLDCSHLIIFQVIKKTEDFEKQIEENLPEGAVNYYINRVKPKGEAAVKSWLAHQVYLSLGILLSACAAMGIDSTPMEGIEPEQYDEILENGKYETLFAVAIGVKEETDANQPKFNPKSRLKAEKVILDAL, from the coding sequence ATGAACTTTTTAGAAAAAATGAAAACGAGGTATACGGTAAAAAAGTATAACCCTCAGGCAGCCATCAGTGAAGAACAAATCAGTGAACTGAAAGAAATTCTGAACCTGAGCCCTTCATCCATCAACAGCCAGCCATGGAATTTTATCTTCATCAGCAATCCTGAATTAAAAAAACAGCTGGCAGAAGTTTCTTTCATTAATAAAGAAAAAGTGTTGGACTGCAGCCATCTGATTATTTTCCAAGTGATAAAAAAGACTGAAGACTTTGAAAAGCAGATTGAGGAAAACCTTCCTGAAGGAGCAGTAAACTATTACATAAACCGGGTAAAACCTAAAGGTGAAGCTGCTGTAAAATCATGGCTGGCTCACCAGGTCTATTTATCATTAGGTATATTGCTTTCCGCCTGTGCAGCTATGGGAATAGATTCTACCCCAATGGAAGGAATTGAGCCGGAACAGTATGATGAAATTCTGGAAAACGGAAAATATGAAACTTTATTTGCTGTAGCTATTGGAGTTAAAGAGGAAACAGATGCCAATCAACCGAAATTCAATCCAAAATCCAGACTGAAGGCTGAGAAAGTAATTCTGGATGCGTTGTAA
- a CDS encoding D-alanine--D-alanine ligase, translating into MSKKCVAVVMGGYSDEYVVSLKSGQLIYDSLDRNLYDVYKVVILKDEWYFLDENDKKYEINRGDFSVTLDTHKTLKFDVCFNIIHGTPGENGILQAYWDAIGQKYTGCGFYQSALTFNKKDTLAVLSKYGIPAAKSIYLRKGENINIDEITESLGLPLFVKPNQSGSSLGISKVKEKSELIAATEIAFKEDNEILIESFLNGMEVSVGVIDFKGETIVLGITEIVPTNEFFDYEAKYEGASEEITPARIDDATRLRVEEIAKRAYNSLGMSGFSRSEFILMEGIPYMLEMNTNPGFSPASILPQQARHYGISIMDLCGNEVEKALLKK; encoded by the coding sequence ATGAGCAAAAAATGTGTTGCCGTTGTCATGGGAGGCTATTCAGACGAATATGTCGTTTCTTTAAAAAGCGGTCAGTTGATCTATGATTCTCTGGACAGAAATCTATATGATGTATATAAAGTAGTGATCCTTAAAGATGAATGGTATTTCTTAGACGAAAATGATAAAAAATATGAAATCAACAGGGGCGATTTCTCTGTAACATTAGATACCCATAAAACCCTGAAATTTGATGTCTGTTTTAACATTATCCACGGTACACCGGGCGAAAACGGAATTCTTCAGGCTTACTGGGACGCTATAGGACAAAAGTATACCGGCTGCGGTTTCTATCAGAGTGCTCTAACATTCAATAAAAAAGATACACTGGCTGTATTGTCAAAGTACGGAATTCCGGCTGCCAAAAGCATTTATTTAAGAAAAGGAGAAAACATCAATATCGATGAGATTACAGAAAGCCTTGGGCTTCCTCTTTTCGTAAAACCGAACCAATCCGGATCTTCTCTGGGAATTTCTAAAGTAAAAGAAAAATCTGAACTGATTGCTGCCACAGAAATTGCGTTCAAAGAGGATAACGAGATCCTGATTGAAAGTTTCCTGAACGGAATGGAAGTCTCCGTAGGAGTTATTGATTTTAAAGGCGAAACCATTGTTTTAGGAATCACTGAAATTGTTCCTACCAATGAATTCTTTGATTATGAAGCCAAATATGAAGGAGCTTCCGAAGAAATTACACCTGCAAGAATTGATGATGCAACCCGTCTGAGAGTGGAAGAAATTGCAAAAAGAGCATACAATTCATTAGGAATGAGCGGATTTTCAAGAAGCGAGTTTATTTTGATGGAAGGAATTCCTTACATGCTTGAAATGAATACCAATCCGGGCTTCTCTCCTGCCAGTATCCTGCCGCAACAGGCAAGACATTACGGAATCTCTATCATGGATCTTTGCGGAAACGAGGTAGAAAAAGCTTTACTTAAAAAATAG
- a CDS encoding DUF3822 family protein, with protein MNVLNLLFTKDGLICQITKNKSVLEEKSYFVTEETPENLIEDKLDEILIKQRFDEIQVVSALNHFTLMPEGYSEHEAGFELIAFNAPTNKEKEELMLSVNKKFGVQFYYTFQKNFYKKIKEIAVPVHFNFSGEKFLNSINIKTGKEIHINLYHNQCEFFAIDNKKIILYNNLDVNSEVDFLYFIMFTLSKIGFGINETHFYAYGETTENETFISELQKFVKNLKIVFDNVPNKNFILN; from the coding sequence ATGAACGTACTTAATTTACTTTTTACCAAAGACGGATTAATCTGCCAGATCACCAAAAACAAGAGTGTCCTGGAGGAAAAGTCTTATTTCGTTACGGAAGAAACACCGGAAAATCTAATCGAAGACAAGCTTGATGAAATACTTATCAAACAAAGGTTTGATGAAATACAGGTGGTTTCGGCTCTGAATCATTTTACCCTGATGCCGGAAGGATATTCTGAGCATGAGGCAGGATTTGAACTTATTGCGTTCAATGCTCCTACCAACAAAGAAAAAGAAGAACTGATGCTCTCTGTTAATAAAAAATTCGGGGTACAGTTTTATTATACTTTTCAGAAAAACTTTTATAAAAAAATAAAAGAAATTGCGGTTCCCGTCCATTTTAATTTTTCGGGAGAAAAGTTTTTAAATTCTATCAACATTAAAACCGGCAAAGAAATTCATATCAATCTATATCATAACCAATGTGAATTTTTTGCTATCGATAATAAAAAAATCATCCTGTATAACAACCTGGATGTCAATTCGGAAGTAGATTTTCTTTATTTCATCATGTTTACTTTGAGTAAAATAGGTTTCGGCATCAATGAGACCCATTTCTATGCTTATGGTGAGACCACAGAAAATGAAACCTTTATCTCCGAACTTCAGAAATTTGTCAAAAACCTGAAAATTGTTTTTGACAACGTTCCTAATAAGAATTTTATACTCAATTAG
- the murI gene encoding glutamate racemase — protein MKTKKQDYSHLSSSQPIGIFDSGVGGLTVAKEIKRLLPNEDLIYFGDTKHLPYGEKSKEAIIEYSTKITNFLLEQNCKAIVVACNTATANALNEVLQSAAGRVPVIDVINPVAEKVSYEIHNNVGVIATKATVNSGLYKKSIRKHNKWIKVDELATPLLVPAIEEGFKNHPITHAIIYNYLSNSKLKNIETLILGCTHYPLLIDEIKQYYGNRVRVIDSPNIVANHLKIILDKYHLLNENNPKPNYHFYLSDLTKNFEKISKKFFGKTIDLELKVL, from the coding sequence TTGAAAACTAAAAAACAAGATTATTCGCATCTTTCATCCAGCCAGCCGATCGGTATTTTCGATAGTGGGGTGGGAGGTCTTACCGTAGCTAAAGAAATTAAGAGGCTTCTTCCGAATGAGGATCTGATTTATTTTGGAGATACCAAGCACCTTCCTTATGGTGAAAAGTCAAAAGAAGCGATTATAGAATATTCAACCAAGATCACCAATTTTCTGCTTGAGCAGAACTGTAAAGCTATTGTGGTTGCCTGTAATACAGCTACAGCCAATGCTCTGAATGAAGTGCTGCAGTCTGCTGCAGGAAGAGTTCCTGTTATTGACGTCATTAATCCCGTGGCTGAAAAAGTATCTTATGAAATCCATAATAATGTTGGGGTAATCGCTACGAAAGCTACAGTAAACTCAGGCCTGTATAAGAAAAGCATCCGGAAGCATAATAAATGGATCAAAGTAGATGAGCTGGCAACACCGTTATTGGTTCCGGCTATTGAAGAGGGGTTTAAAAACCATCCGATTACGCACGCCATCATTTATAATTATTTAAGCAACAGCAAGCTGAAGAATATAGAAACCCTGATCCTTGGCTGTACTCATTATCCGCTTTTGATTGATGAGATTAAACAATATTACGGAAACCGTGTCCGTGTGATAGATTCTCCGAATATTGTAGCCAATCATTTGAAAATTATTCTGGATAAGTACCATCTTCTGAATGAAAACAATCCAAAACCCAACTATCATTTTTACCTTTCAGATCTCACCAAAAATTTTGAAAAGATCTCTAAGAAGTTTTTCGGGAAAACGATAGACCTGGAGTTGAAAGTATTATAA
- a CDS encoding RluA family pseudouridine synthase, with translation MAEDNEDFFDEELLDSGNIDSIENIDIDEENKGLYEHLNITVDSKQEPLRIDKFLLLYRQNSSRNKISQTCRAGNVVVNGTPVKQNYRVKPGDQISVLLAHPPRENVIIPQDIPVNIIYEDDDLVVVDKEAGMVVHPGFGNWDGTLVNALAFHFENNGEKSDLDRVGLVHRIDKDTSGLLVIAKNEYALSFLAKQFFNRTTKRLYWAFVWGNLQEDEGTIKGHIGRHPKNRMQMSVYEDGSQGKHAVTHYKVLERFKYMTWVECKLETGRTHQIRAHFRHIGHTLFNDERYEGHTPLRGVNLPKYKQFIKNVFDILPRHALHAHTLGFIHPTTKKELYFESPMPKDMADAVKKWRNYLEN, from the coding sequence ATGGCAGAAGATAACGAAGATTTTTTTGACGAGGAATTACTGGATTCCGGGAATATAGACAGTATTGAAAATATTGATATTGATGAGGAGAATAAAGGGTTGTATGAACATCTGAATATTACAGTAGACAGCAAGCAGGAACCTCTGCGGATCGATAAATTCTTATTACTATACAGACAGAATTCTTCAAGAAACAAAATTTCCCAAACCTGCCGTGCCGGAAATGTAGTGGTAAACGGAACTCCGGTAAAGCAGAATTACCGTGTGAAGCCGGGAGATCAGATTTCGGTACTGCTTGCGCATCCACCGAGGGAGAATGTGATTATTCCGCAGGATATTCCTGTTAATATTATATACGAAGATGATGATCTTGTCGTTGTAGATAAAGAAGCCGGAATGGTAGTACATCCCGGTTTTGGAAACTGGGACGGAACTCTGGTGAATGCGCTGGCTTTCCATTTTGAAAATAACGGGGAGAAATCTGATCTGGACAGGGTGGGACTTGTTCACAGGATTGATAAAGATACTTCCGGATTACTGGTTATTGCCAAAAATGAATATGCTTTAAGCTTTTTGGCTAAACAGTTCTTCAACAGAACTACAAAAAGACTCTACTGGGCTTTTGTCTGGGGAAATCTTCAGGAAGATGAAGGAACAATTAAAGGCCATATCGGAAGACATCCGAAAAACAGAATGCAGATGTCGGTATATGAAGATGGCAGCCAGGGGAAACATGCTGTTACCCATTATAAAGTATTGGAACGTTTCAAGTACATGACCTGGGTGGAATGTAAGCTTGAAACAGGAAGAACGCATCAGATCAGGGCTCATTTCAGGCATATCGGGCATACTTTGTTCAATGATGAGAGATATGAGGGGCATACTCCTTTGCGGGGAGTGAATCTGCCTAAGTATAAGCAGTTTATAAAAAATGTTTTTGATATTCTGCCAAGACATGCACTGCATGCCCATACTTTAGGTTTTATACATCCCACGACAAAGAAGGAATTGTATTTTGAGAGTCCAATGCCAAAAGATATGGCGGATGCTGTAAAAAAATGGAGAAATTATTTGGAAAACTAA
- the hemW gene encoding radical SAM family heme chaperone HemW, with protein MIYIHVPFCRQKCSYCNFHFSTSLNFKDEMIRAMKTEIMLRKDELQDKNLKSLYFGGGTPSILSADEIGSLIDEVLRYFSFDKDIEITLEANPDDLDKNFLKQLSKLPVNRLSIGTQSFFDEDLKLMNRAHNASEAEGSIKRAQDFGFENLSIDLIYGSPTSNLEIWKENLNKTIALEVPHISSYALTVEPKTALESWISKGKVISPKEEEQNREFYYLSDFLKDNGFEHYEVSNFAKPGFYSRHNSSYWKYKEYLGIGPSAHSYNGFDVRSWNVANNQQYIKKLSSKNLAKEEELLSQEDQFNEMIMIGLRTIWGVDLESLNSKFSDQILEQFRNEIKSKLEEGILMTENNHLKIPEKHWFMADGIASDLFIV; from the coding sequence ATGATCTATATTCACGTTCCTTTCTGCAGACAGAAGTGCAGCTACTGCAATTTTCACTTTTCCACATCCCTGAACTTTAAGGATGAGATGATCCGTGCCATGAAAACGGAAATCATGCTCAGGAAAGATGAGCTTCAGGATAAAAATTTAAAATCCTTATATTTTGGAGGAGGAACTCCTTCCATTCTTTCTGCGGATGAAATCGGTTCTCTTATTGATGAAGTGCTCCGATATTTCAGTTTCGACAAAGATATTGAGATCACTCTGGAAGCAAATCCGGACGATCTGGATAAAAACTTTCTGAAACAGCTTTCAAAACTGCCGGTTAATCGTCTTTCCATTGGAACACAGAGTTTCTTTGATGAAGATTTAAAGCTGATGAACCGTGCACACAATGCGTCAGAAGCAGAAGGTTCCATCAAAAGAGCCCAGGATTTCGGCTTTGAAAACCTAAGTATTGATCTGATCTATGGTTCACCAACCTCTAATCTGGAAATCTGGAAAGAAAATTTAAATAAGACCATTGCTCTTGAGGTTCCTCATATTTCATCTTATGCTTTGACGGTAGAACCAAAGACTGCTTTGGAAAGCTGGATCTCAAAAGGAAAAGTGATTAGCCCGAAAGAAGAAGAGCAGAACAGAGAATTTTATTACTTGTCAGATTTCCTGAAAGATAACGGATTTGAACATTATGAAGTCTCTAATTTTGCGAAACCCGGTTTTTATTCCAGACATAATTCCTCCTATTGGAAGTATAAGGAGTATCTGGGAATAGGACCTTCTGCCCATTCCTATAACGGATTTGATGTCAGAAGCTGGAATGTGGCCAACAATCAGCAGTATATCAAAAAACTGAGTAGTAAAAATCTTGCTAAAGAAGAAGAATTGCTTTCACAGGAAGATCAGTTCAATGAAATGATTATGATCGGGCTGAGGACCATCTGGGGAGTAGACCTGGAAAGTCTTAACAGTAAGTTTTCGGATCAAATTCTTGAACAGTTCCGGAATGAAATAAAATCTAAGCTGGAAGAAGGTATTTTAATGACTGAAAATAACCATTTGAAAATTCCTGAGAAACACTGGTTCATGGCAGACGGAATTGCTTCAGATTTGTTTATTGTATAA
- a CDS encoding winged helix-turn-helix transcriptional regulator, which produces MYTIDDKKYPCCTSVTMRFIGGKWKAVILYHLIDGVKRYNELRKLVPTITERTLSLQLKQMEEDDIIERKVYTEKPPLMVEYSLTDFGKTLLPVLHAITNWGKGAPELSKKIIRN; this is translated from the coding sequence ATGTATACAATAGACGATAAAAAATACCCCTGCTGCACAAGCGTGACGATGAGATTTATAGGTGGAAAATGGAAAGCTGTAATCTTATATCACCTGATAGACGGAGTTAAAAGATATAATGAGCTGCGAAAGCTCGTTCCCACCATTACAGAAAGAACGTTGAGCCTTCAGCTAAAGCAAATGGAGGAAGATGATATTATTGAAAGAAAAGTTTATACTGAAAAGCCTCCTTTAATGGTAGAATACAGCCTGACCGATTTCGGAAAGACGCTGCTGCCTGTTCTGCACGCCATTACAAACTGGGGAAAGGGTGCTCCGGAGCTTTCCAAAAAAATAATCAGGAATTAA
- a CDS encoding PASTA domain-containing protein has protein sequence MLKSLFNWKVLLNLVVAIGVFVGLVWLTFRWLEYHTNHGQEIPVPNVINKSVYDAVKILEDTGLEYEVDSAEYNPKFKPFQVLKMHPLSSSRVKPGSLVRIVVNPRTWAPITVPDVINKYSGLAFQRLDQVGLKIGDTIYEPSIQKDALLRILYKGNAVSPGARLPRFSMIDVVVGSGPMRNISIPSVVGLSVKEARAIIAKSMFEVGLVEHEDGGKDESDIIYYQDPASGDVRDQGMQIDLWASKKTPAELGAKISQLNSIYRMKVDTSLPPVRYEEIPAHPTPSYDPPADVPAPRKEAPKPEPVKTETPKATVPAKPAGSATEKPKTSSANPSAGNTNNKPAASTTGQQPAQKPKAKKMVIE, from the coding sequence ATGCTTAAATCACTTTTCAATTGGAAAGTTTTGCTGAACTTAGTAGTGGCCATCGGTGTTTTTGTGGGGTTGGTATGGCTTACGTTCCGCTGGCTGGAATACCACACCAATCATGGTCAGGAGATTCCGGTTCCCAATGTTATTAATAAATCGGTATATGACGCTGTTAAAATATTAGAGGATACAGGCCTAGAATATGAAGTAGACAGTGCAGAATATAATCCTAAATTTAAGCCTTTTCAGGTTTTAAAGATGCACCCGCTATCCAGTTCCAGAGTAAAACCGGGATCACTGGTCAGAATTGTAGTGAATCCAAGAACCTGGGCGCCTATTACGGTTCCGGATGTAATTAATAAATATTCAGGATTAGCTTTCCAGAGATTGGATCAGGTAGGACTGAAGATTGGAGATACGATCTATGAGCCAAGTATTCAGAAGGATGCCCTTTTAAGAATATTATATAAAGGAAACGCCGTAAGTCCGGGAGCACGTCTGCCTAGATTCTCTATGATTGATGTTGTAGTAGGATCAGGTCCTATGAGGAATATCTCCATTCCTAGTGTAGTAGGATTATCCGTAAAAGAAGCAAGAGCAATTATTGCAAAAAGTATGTTTGAAGTAGGACTTGTAGAGCATGAAGATGGTGGGAAAGATGAGTCTGATATTATCTACTATCAGGATCCTGCATCGGGTGATGTAAGAGATCAGGGAATGCAGATTGATCTTTGGGCAAGTAAGAAAACTCCTGCTGAGTTGGGAGCTAAAATAAGTCAGCTGAATTCTATCTACCGTATGAAAGTAGATACTTCGCTGCCTCCGGTGCGTTACGAAGAAATTCCTGCTCACCCTACCCCTAGCTATGATCCGCCTGCAGATGTTCCGGCTCCAAGGAAAGAAGCTCCAAAGCCTGAACCTGTGAAGACAGAAACACCGAAAGCGACAGTTCCTGCCAAACCAGCGGGATCTGCAACGGAAAAGCCTAAAACGTCTTCAGCTAATCCATCGGCCGGAAATACAAATAATAAACCGGCAGCCTCTACAACAGGGCAACAACCCGCTCAAAAGCCAAAAGCAAAGAAGATGGTCATAGAATAG